The Oscillatoria acuminata PCC 6304 genomic interval CGCCCGGGAATGGCAAATCACCTGCAAAGATGGCTTGCTCAAGACTGTGGCTTGGTCTAATATCAGCTCACGCTTCCCGATCGCCAGTTGGGCCGGATGGGGCATTGGCATTGATATTACCGAGCGCAAACAAGCCGAACTCGCTCAAGAACAAGAATATCAGCAACTCCGGCAATTTATTAAAAATGCCCCGATCGCTATGGCGATGTTTGATACGGAAATGCGCTTTCTCGCCTACAGCAACCAATGGCTCACAGATCATAATTTGGTCTCCCAAAGTCTTTTGGGTTGCAATTACTATGATATCTTTCCCGATATCAAAGAAGACTGGAAAGAAATCCACCAACAGGGATTACAAGGAAAATTTATTTCTCGCACGGAAGATAAGTGGGAACGGGCGGATGGTTCGGTCTTATACTTTCGATGGGCGGTTCAGCCTTGGTACGTCAATCCTCTCAATTCAATAGAAGATGGCGAGGCGATCGGGGGTCTGATTATGGTGGCCGATCGCGTGGATGAATTGATCCAAACCCGCGAAGCCGCCCTAGAAGCCGCTCATGCTAAATCACAATTTCTCGCCAATATGAGCCATGAAATCCGCACCCCCATGCATGGCGTCCTGGGTATTGCCGGGTTGATGCTGCATACCGAACTCACCCCTAAACAGCAGGAATATGCAGAAACAATTCGGATTTCTGCCAAACATTTACTAGGACTTATTAATGATATTCTAGATTTTTCTAAACTAGAAGCCGGGGAAATGCATTTAGAAAATTTAGATTTTAACTTATATGAATGTCTGCAAGATGTGGTCAATTTATTTAAACCTCAAGCGGAAGACCAAGGGCTCACCTTAAAGCTACAGTTTCAGGAAAATCTACCCCGGTTTGTGCGAGGTGACCCTAGCCGGTTGCGCCAAATTTTACTCAATTTAGTCAGCAATGCGATTAAATTCACCCCGTCGGGTTCTATTTCTGTAGAAGCCAAATTAGAGGCGACAACCCACAGCAAGACTCGCGTTTATTTTCAAGTCACCGATACGGGAATTGGGATTCCCCCCGAAGCCCAGGCCAAACTGTTTCAATCTTTCTCCCAAGTCGATCCTTCCACTAGCCGTCAGTATGGCGGAACAGGATTGGGACTGGCGATTTGTGAGCAATTGGTCTCCATGATGCAGGGGGAAATTGGCGTAACCAGTGAAGTCAATCAGGGTTCAACCTTTTGGTTTACCCTGCAATTTCAGCAAGCCCTTCACCAAGAAACAACCGGAGAATCTCCAGGAGAACGGGAGTTTTGTTCCTTGGAACCGAGGGGCGATCGCTCAATATCCAGTGGAAAAAAAGACCTCAAAATCTTGGTCGTAGAAGATCACTTAATCAATCAAACTGTTATACTTTCTCAGCTTGAAATCCTCGGCTACGAGGCAGACTGTGTGGCGAATGGGCTCGAAGCACTCAAGTGTCTGGAAGCTAAAGATTATGATATCGTTTTGATGGATTGCCAGATGCCCTTGATGGATGGTTATACAGCCACTCGCGAATTACGTCGGCGGGAGGGAAATCAAAATCGCACTGTTGTCATTGCTTTGACTGCCCATGCGATGAAAGCCGATCGCGAGAAATGTTTAGCTTCCGGCATGGATGACTATTTGAGCAAACCCGTGGATGAAGAGGATTTAGCCCGAATTGTTCAGCGATGGACTCAGAAAATTCCTCTGAGTGATGAGAGTTATTCCCCAGAGACAGGGAATGGAATAGAACCCTCTGATCAGGCGACCGACTCAGAATTGCCAAAATCAGGTGCGATCGTCCCTGTGAATCCGATCTATTCCTCCACGGAAAATGGCAGTCATTCTCGACTAAACTCTCCAAATTTTACCCTGCCCATCGATCGCGAACGCCTCGAAAAAATATCTCGGGGGAAAATCTCGGTTAAACGGCAACTCCTGCAAATGTTTCTAGAAACAGCCTCCCAAGATTTACAGCCTTTAGAAGAGGCGATCGCCTCCCAAGACTATTCCCAGGTAAAGCATTTCGCCCACCGACTCAAAGGTTCTGCGGCGAATATGGGGGTTCCCATTCTCTGCGATCGCGCCAAGGAACTCGAAGCAATGGCCTGCCAACAAAGTTTGGAGGGGTCCACTGAACTCTTAGACTCGTTTCGCGAACTCCTCGATGCGGTGGATGTCTTTATTGAAACTGAACTGAGTTGATGATTTTCTTTTGTTTAGCTTAGGCAGTCGCCCAATGTTCTAAGGTATGAGGTGGCAGGTCCCGGTTCTCCTGATGTAACGGAATCGTTGCCGACTCCGAGTGCCCCTCTTCCCCCTCAGCCGTGGCATCCAGATCCAAAGGTAGGACAATTTTAAACTCCGTTCCCTCTTCCATCGTTGATCGACAGGAAAACAACCCTTGATGCTTCTCGACAATAATTTGATAGCTAATGGACAATCCCAGTCCCGTCCCTTTCCCCATCGGTTTGGTGGTGAAAAAGGGTTCAAACAGTCGGTCCTGGATCTCGGTGGGAATCCCTGGACCATTATCTGTGATCTCAATGACCAGGGAATTATTCTGGACCTCGGTATGAATACAAATCGTGGGGATACTAGGGGCCAGACTCACCTCTGGCGATCGCCCCGAGAGTTCAGAACCTTCTGATGCCGAGGAATTCGCCATTTCCAATGCATCGATCGCATTGCCCAGTAGGTTAATAAAGACTTGATTGAGTTGTCCAATACAGCATTCTATTTCCGGGATGTCCCCATAATCTTTGACGACTTTAATTTTATTCGCTTTTAGCCGATGCTGTAAAATCACTAAACTACTCTCAATCCCTTGATGAATATTCACCTGGATTCTTCGCCCCTGATCCATCCGGGAGAAATTCCTCATATCGTTAGAAATTTCTTGGATGCGATCGACCCCCACCTGCAAGGACGACATCAAATTTGGTAAATCCTCACGGATAAACTCCCAATCTATCTCCCTAATAAACGCTTTCACCTCTGGACTCGGGTCCTGATTTGACGCTTGGTAAAGTTCCACCAAGGCTAATAAATCCTCAGTATATTGGCGGGCATGAGTAATATTACCCCCAATAAACTGGAGGGGATTATTGATTTCATGGGCAATCCCCGCCACCAATTGTCCGAGGGCCGACATTTTTTCGGCATGAATCAGTTGAGTTTGGGTATTCTGAAGGTTTTCTACCGTTTGCCGGAGTTCTTTCGTGCGTTCGTCAACTCGCTGTTCTAAACTTTCATGCATCAACTGCAGTTCCTTATAGGCTTCCTGCTGTTTTAAAAAATTAATATAAGCCTTGGAGTGATAGCGGATCCGGGCAATCAACTCGATGGGATCCGGAAATTTGATTAAGTAGTCACTGGCACCTGCTGCAAAGGCTTCGGCTTTGAGACTGACTTGTTCCTCGCTGGAGAGCACCAGGACCGGAATTTCCCGAGTTTTAGAATTAGCCCTCAAAAAGCGGAGTAACATTAGTCCATCAATTTCGGGCATGACTAAATCCAGTAAAATTACGGTGGGCGAACATTCAAGTGCCATCGGAATGGCCCGAACTGGATTGCTACAGTAACAAAACTTAATATCTTTCTGAGACTCAACGGTTCGCCTTAAAACCTCTCCAACTAAAGGGCGATCGTCAATTAATAAAATTGTAATCGGATAGTTTCTTTGTGGAAAACAGGGGGTAATTTCTTGGGGAGTCAAAGGTTTGCCTAGTGGTTCTTTCATCGCTTGTATTCCAGGATTTTACTACACGAATTATGCATTCCAACCTTGGTATGAAATACCGTAATTTCACTGAACTCACCGAATTGATCTCTGAGCAATGTCGGATTGATTTCTCTTTTTAATTTTTAAAACCGATGACAAAGGCTATCAAGGTAAATTGACCTATCTAGGTTGAAAAAAGATGGTTTTAAACCCTGATTTCTTCAATATATCAAAAAAAATCGCAGCCATCTATAAATTGGATTGGTATGACTGATGAGCAGAGGTAAAAATGAGAAAAACTTTGACCCGATGAGGAGGAATTATTCAAGTTTTCTTGTATCATAAGACTGTATTTTTGTCAACCCCTAGGGTTAAGCAACCTAGCCCTGTTTTCCAAGGGTTGCGTCAGTCCTATAAGGCATCAGAGGTGGGTGGGGCATTCCCCACCCGCTGCTTGACTTACAACAGAGTGCCACATTCACTACAACACTTGTGGCTGACGGGGTTAAGATGACCGCAGGCAGAACAAGTGAGTTGATTGCTGAGGGCAGACTCATCTAAGTGAGGGTGCAATCCCAGCATCCGATCGTTGCCAGTACCGGGGACCACCATTGGATAGCAGTCTTCGTTGCGGGTGACCCGGATATCCAAAAGCATGGCCCCATCATGGGCGAGGAGTTGAGAAATTGCCCCGGGGAGTTCTTCGCGCGATCGCACCGCTAAACTCTTGATGCCATACACTTCGGCTAACTTGGCAAAATCTGGGGTTCCTTTCTCCAAATTCGTCGCTTCATAGCGATCGCCATAGAACAAATGTTGCCACTGGCGGACCATGCCTAACCAGCCATTATTCAAAATGGCAATTTTTACCTTGATGCCATATTGGGCGATCGTCCCGAGTTCCTGGATATTCATCTGGAAACTACCATCGCCGCTAATACAGATCACCTCTTCATCCGGTAAGGCTTTTTTCACCCCCACTGCTGCGGGTAATCCATATCCCATCGTCCCTAAACCGCCACTGGAGATCCACCGACGCGGCCCATTTTTCAAAAATTGGGCGGACCACATTTGATGCTGACCCACATCAGTGGTATAATAGGCCGTTGGTGCTTGACGCCCAATTTCAGAAATTACTTCTTGGGGAGATAGACCCTCTGCCGGACGAGGAATTTCTAGGGGATATTCGTGACGCCATTGTTCTAGGCGATCGCGCCAGGGTTTCGTTTGTGCTTCCTCCACCCCATTGCCTAATTCCCGATTTCGGTGCAGTAAATCAATCAGCACCTGTCGCACATCCCCAACAATCGGCACATCGGGTTTGCGGTTTTTCCCCACCTCTGCCGGGTCGATATCAATGTGAATCACCTTCGCATTCCGGGCAAAATCCTCTAACTTGCCCGTCACGCGATCGTCAAACCGGGCACCGACGGCAATTAATAAATCACAATCGCTCACCGCAAAATTGGCGTAGGCTGTGCCATGCATTCCTAACATTCCTAAAGAGAGGGGATGATGCTCATCGAATGACCCTTTCCCCATCAAAGTGGTACTAACCGGCAGATGGAAATGTTCGGCGAGTTCCAAAATTTCCCCATGAGCACCGGAGGCGATCGCCCCACCGCCGACATACAGTAAAGGACGTTCTGCCTCCCGAATCAAACTTAAAGCGCGATCGATTTGCCGGTTGTTGCCTTTCACCGTAGGACGGTATCCCACCAAACTGACATTCGCCGGTTGTACCGGAGTATAGTCAAACTCCTGACTACCCACATCTTTCGGAACATCAATCAAAACCGGGCCGGGTCTTCCCGTACTCGCCAGATAAAACGCTTCGGCAATAATTTGTGCCATATCTTTGGGATCGCGCACTACATAAGAGTGTTTGACAATCGGTAACGTGATCCCGAAAATATCGATTTCTTGAAACGCATCACTCCCGATCGCCGCCCGAGGCACCTGCCCTGTAATCGCCACCATGGGCACCGAATCTAAATAAGCCGTCGCGATCCCCGTCACGAGATTCGTTGCACCGGGTCCGGAAGTGGCCAAACAGACCCCCACCTTCCCTGTAGCCCTGGCATAGCCATCGGCTGCATGAGCTGCACCTTGTTCATGTCGGACCAAAATATGCTGAATTTCTCCAACCGCTTCCGCCTTATAGAGTTCATCATAAATCGGCAGGTTCGCGCCACCTGGATACCCAAAAATATGCTTGACACCGTGGCGTTTCAAACTATCAATTAAGGCAAAAGCGCCGGATACGCGCTTGACTTCTACACTGGTTACTTGCACGGGATACCTCTGCTGTCTTTTGCTACTTCGGGATTGTTTTAATCAGAATTTTTGTGCTAAATCCTACATTTTTACTACACGAATCCCGGTTTTTTTTGGCTTGAGAAAAACGATAAACGTTTGAGAGCGTGCACTTCTGTTCCCTAGGACACGCTTCTCACCTGAAATGGGCGACGACAGTTTATTTCTCCTGCCTACCCCCAACTCAGTTAACCTTTATTCCTCAATTACAATCATGCCCTGAATTTTAGAAGAAAGGGTTAATCTTGATATTTATTTAACAACTGGAGGGGAGATACCGAAGAATTCTAAACCTCCGGTCCCCTCCCCT includes:
- a CDS encoding response regulator, with product MIRQNAKTTSTSITWTPHPITVLLIDDQPIIGEAVSRMLVDEEDIIFHYCQDPLDGVRQATEISPTVILQDLVMPDVDGLLLLRFFRANAATRDIPMIVLSVKEEAKLKAEAFAAGANDYLVKLPDPIELLARIRYHSQAYISRLQRDEAYQALQESELRLRGVLENMPVMLTAFDVEGNIIVWNRECERVTGYSASEVIGNPQAKHLFSDQSLESGISTDLSAPSTSPIVSPVPSVNRLRDAIIEEVNKARNHGRAREWQITCKDGLLKTVAWSNISSRFPIASWAGWGIGIDITERKQAELAQEQEYQQLRQFIKNAPIAMAMFDTEMRFLAYSNQWLTDHNLVSQSLLGCNYYDIFPDIKEDWKEIHQQGLQGKFISRTEDKWERADGSVLYFRWAVQPWYVNPLNSIEDGEAIGGLIMVADRVDELIQTREAALEAAHAKSQFLANMSHEIRTPMHGVLGIAGLMLHTELTPKQQEYAETIRISAKHLLGLINDILDFSKLEAGEMHLENLDFNLYECLQDVVNLFKPQAEDQGLTLKLQFQENLPRFVRGDPSRLRQILLNLVSNAIKFTPSGSISVEAKLEATTHSKTRVYFQVTDTGIGIPPEAQAKLFQSFSQVDPSTSRQYGGTGLGLAICEQLVSMMQGEIGVTSEVNQGSTFWFTLQFQQALHQETTGESPGEREFCSLEPRGDRSISSGKKDLKILVVEDHLINQTVILSQLEILGYEADCVANGLEALKCLEAKDYDIVLMDCQMPLMDGYTATRELRRREGNQNRTVVIALTAHAMKADREKCLASGMDDYLSKPVDEEDLARIVQRWTQKIPLSDESYSPETGNGIEPSDQATDSELPKSGAIVPVNPIYSSTENGSHSRLNSPNFTLPIDRERLEKISRGKISVKRQLLQMFLETASQDLQPLEEAIASQDYSQVKHFAHRLKGSAANMGVPILCDRAKELEAMACQQSLEGSTELLDSFRELLDAVDVFIETELS
- a CDS encoding ATP-binding protein encodes the protein MKEPLGKPLTPQEITPCFPQRNYPITILLIDDRPLVGEVLRRTVESQKDIKFCYCSNPVRAIPMALECSPTVILLDLVMPEIDGLMLLRFLRANSKTREIPVLVLSSEEQVSLKAEAFAAGASDYLIKFPDPIELIARIRYHSKAYINFLKQQEAYKELQLMHESLEQRVDERTKELRQTVENLQNTQTQLIHAEKMSALGQLVAGIAHEINNPLQFIGGNITHARQYTEDLLALVELYQASNQDPSPEVKAFIREIDWEFIREDLPNLMSSLQVGVDRIQEISNDMRNFSRMDQGRRIQVNIHQGIESSLVILQHRLKANKIKVVKDYGDIPEIECCIGQLNQVFINLLGNAIDALEMANSSASEGSELSGRSPEVSLAPSIPTICIHTEVQNNSLVIEITDNGPGIPTEIQDRLFEPFFTTKPMGKGTGLGLSISYQIIVEKHQGLFSCRSTMEEGTEFKIVLPLDLDATAEGEEGHSESATIPLHQENRDLPPHTLEHWATA
- the ilvB gene encoding biosynthetic-type acetolactate synthase large subunit; translated protein: MQVTSVEVKRVSGAFALIDSLKRHGVKHIFGYPGGANLPIYDELYKAEAVGEIQHILVRHEQGAAHAADGYARATGKVGVCLATSGPGATNLVTGIATAYLDSVPMVAITGQVPRAAIGSDAFQEIDIFGITLPIVKHSYVVRDPKDMAQIIAEAFYLASTGRPGPVLIDVPKDVGSQEFDYTPVQPANVSLVGYRPTVKGNNRQIDRALSLIREAERPLLYVGGGAIASGAHGEILELAEHFHLPVSTTLMGKGSFDEHHPLSLGMLGMHGTAYANFAVSDCDLLIAVGARFDDRVTGKLEDFARNAKVIHIDIDPAEVGKNRKPDVPIVGDVRQVLIDLLHRNRELGNGVEEAQTKPWRDRLEQWRHEYPLEIPRPAEGLSPQEVISEIGRQAPTAYYTTDVGQHQMWSAQFLKNGPRRWISSGGLGTMGYGLPAAVGVKKALPDEEVICISGDGSFQMNIQELGTIAQYGIKVKIAILNNGWLGMVRQWQHLFYGDRYEATNLEKGTPDFAKLAEVYGIKSLAVRSREELPGAISQLLAHDGAMLLDIRVTRNEDCYPMVVPGTGNDRMLGLHPHLDESALSNQLTCSACGHLNPVSHKCCSECGTLL